One window of Staphylococcus chromogenes genomic DNA carries:
- a CDS encoding M42 family metallopeptidase yields MKDTKTLLKQLTDIDGIAGHEYDVKQAMRELIEPNSDEMIFDNLGGVFGKKSAESGNKTVMIAGHLDEIGFMVTKIDDNGYIKFTPVGGWWNQVMLSQKVTITTEKGDKIRGIIGSKPPHVLSAEERKNTVDMKAMFIDVGAKDKAEVEAAGIEIGNMITPYSEFETLLNDNYMTAKAFDNRYGCALAVDVLDELKNEKVDVNVVAGANVQEEVGLRGAKVAAHKIKPDLAIAVDVCVAYDSPGMEKDGDVKLGQGPTVMALDGSNIGHVGLFRHVKKVAKAHNIDLQFDTMPGGGTDAGNIHTALDGIPSIVISVPLRYMHSNVSVLHQDDYKKAVQLVTEVVKALNDETVEDLIW; encoded by the coding sequence ATGAAAGATACAAAAACTTTATTGAAACAACTTACAGACATTGATGGTATTGCAGGTCATGAATATGACGTTAAACAAGCGATGCGTGAGTTGATTGAACCTAACAGTGATGAAATGATTTTCGACAATTTGGGAGGCGTGTTTGGTAAAAAAAGTGCCGAATCTGGAAATAAAACGGTCATGATTGCGGGACATTTAGATGAAATTGGTTTTATGGTGACTAAAATCGACGACAATGGCTATATCAAATTTACGCCAGTCGGTGGTTGGTGGAACCAAGTCATGTTATCTCAAAAAGTGACTATTACTACAGAAAAAGGTGATAAAATTAGAGGCATCATCGGTTCAAAGCCGCCTCATGTTTTAAGTGCTGAAGAACGTAAAAACACTGTAGATATGAAGGCGATGTTTATTGATGTCGGTGCCAAAGATAAAGCTGAAGTTGAAGCAGCAGGAATCGAAATTGGAAATATGATTACACCTTATTCTGAGTTCGAAACATTACTCAACGATAATTACATGACAGCAAAAGCTTTTGACAACCGCTATGGATGTGCCTTAGCTGTCGATGTTTTAGACGAATTGAAAAATGAAAAAGTGGATGTGAATGTCGTTGCAGGCGCAAACGTTCAAGAAGAAGTCGGTCTTCGTGGCGCAAAAGTTGCAGCACACAAAATCAAACCGGACTTAGCGATTGCGGTAGATGTCTGTGTGGCTTATGATTCTCCAGGAATGGAAAAAGATGGGGATGTGAAATTAGGACAAGGACCAACAGTGATGGCGCTTGATGGCTCAAACATAGGGCATGTCGGTTTATTCCGCCACGTTAAAAAAGTCGCTAAAGCCCACAACATTGATTTACAATTTGATACGATGCCAGGTGGAGGGACAGATGCAGGTAACATTCATACGGCATTGGATGGTATTCCTTCTATCGTGATTTCAGTGCCATTGCGCTACATGCATTCTAACGTTTCTGTATTGCATCAAGACGATTACAAAAAAGCCGTTCAATTAGTCACTGAAGTGGTTAAAGCATTAAATGATGAAACGGTAGAAGATTTAATCTGGTAA
- a CDS encoding EamA family transporter translates to MMRQAQKRWIGYLLVIIGASFWGVGGTVSQWLFQHAHLDVGWFVAVRLIISGVLLIAIAFFTQGPKVLMIWWDKRASFQIFIYGIFGMLAVQFTFMSSISYGNAAVATLLQYLGPIFMIFYLVVTKMTTFGRKEAIAVILALLGSFLLLTNGNIENLQVPKIAIIWGLLSAIALAFYTIYPVKLLARWGSLNVVGWAMLIGGIALSFIHPPWNVDLTLWTVETHLFFWFAIIFGTMLAFWFYIDSLNYLFPHEAGLLGTIEPLMALVTSVIWLHIGFGVWQLIGVICIIMMIVVLSVMKK, encoded by the coding sequence ATTATGCGACAAGCACAAAAGCGATGGATAGGCTATTTGCTCGTTATTATTGGAGCGTCGTTTTGGGGTGTTGGGGGTACTGTCTCACAATGGTTGTTTCAACATGCACACCTTGATGTCGGTTGGTTTGTCGCTGTCCGACTTATCATTTCCGGAGTGCTACTAATCGCCATCGCTTTTTTTACACAAGGCCCCAAAGTATTGATGATTTGGTGGGATAAACGCGCGTCATTCCAAATCTTCATTTATGGTATTTTTGGAATGCTCGCGGTGCAATTTACATTCATGTCCTCTATCAGTTATGGAAATGCCGCAGTGGCTACACTCTTACAATATTTAGGTCCTATTTTTATGATTTTTTATTTAGTAGTTACAAAAATGACGACTTTTGGGCGTAAGGAAGCTATTGCTGTCATATTAGCGTTGCTTGGCTCTTTTTTATTACTTACCAATGGCAATATAGAAAATTTACAAGTTCCGAAAATAGCGATTATTTGGGGGCTTTTATCGGCGATCGCTTTAGCATTTTATACGATTTATCCTGTGAAATTATTGGCCCGATGGGGATCGTTAAACGTTGTCGGTTGGGCGATGTTAATTGGGGGAATCGCTTTAAGCTTTATTCATCCGCCTTGGAATGTAGACCTTACACTTTGGACAGTTGAAACACATCTTTTCTTTTGGTTTGCGATTATTTTTGGGACGATGCTTGCGTTTTGGTTTTATATTGATAGCTTAAACTACTTATTTCCTCATGAAGCCGGTCTTCTCGGGACTATCGAACCGTTGATGGCACTTGTGACTTCTGTTATTTGGTTACATATTGGTTTTGGCGTATGGCAATTGATAGGCGTCATATGTATCATTATGATGATCGTCGTATTATCAGTGATGAAAAAATAG
- a CDS encoding DUF4889 domain-containing protein, producing MKNKQTLGFILIGVMVLATIIVIVAIMMSGQKETYYGYMKDNTTAEKVISESEKTVEKNVKLPTDSDFQPKKGDFVKLVADKYDKHHYVKKEVVSHDDVPHGLMMKIHDMGNMHH from the coding sequence ATGAAAAACAAACAAACATTAGGTTTTATATTAATTGGAGTTATGGTCCTTGCAACAATTATCGTCATCGTGGCAATTATGATGTCAGGACAAAAAGAAACTTACTACGGTTATATGAAAGATAACACAACAGCAGAAAAAGTGATTAGCGAATCTGAAAAAACAGTTGAAAAAAATGTAAAACTTCCAACTGACAGCGATTTCCAACCTAAAAAAGGGGATTTCGTAAAACTTGTTGCAGATAAATATGACAAACATCATTATGTAAAAAAAGAAGTTGTCTCTCATGACGACGTGCCCCACGGTTTAATGATGAAAATTCATGATATGGGTAATATGCACCACTAA
- a CDS encoding sterile alpha motif-like domain-containing protein, protein MSFYEFMLGFLGDKTPLGELASFVVNDIDFPRDLVHPHEILAYFHKHTTVDNDLMNIIKRALHLYSQI, encoded by the coding sequence ATGAGCTTTTATGAGTTTATGTTAGGATTTTTAGGAGATAAGACCCCTTTAGGAGAATTGGCGTCATTTGTAGTGAATGATATTGATTTTCCACGGGACTTAGTACATCCTCATGAAATACTAGCATATTTTCATAAACATACTACCGTGGATAATGATTTAATGAATATCATTAAACGCGCATTACATTTGTATAGCCAAATTTAA
- a CDS encoding CynX/NimT family MFS transporter, whose translation MEGRKGSLKIQDQWFVVIGIVLIASTLRAPLTAVGPVIDNIQSDLHINHFIAGFITTIPLIIFGLVSMWVTRILKRFEMTHILFVAVIVTIIGLVIRISGDLLMFVIGTIIIGVSIAFCNVTLPAYAKQYFPLQIGLITGIYSATMNFTAGLGGGLSYPLSKVSGWDYRLSLSFWVVFAVVAILFWLPQLKVKVKAALQRDEPHAYPIIKSKLAWAVALLMAFQSMSFYCIVAWYPSILISKGISPETAGYMLMLNQFAQLPMTFTFPIIAAKMKNQRRLIQMITILFLIGFSLLWSQHVMLLILAMIFSGLAIGACFSLCMTLFSIRAKTTQGSMQLSGFGQSVGYWIAAIGPFLMGALYDYSNNWNSAIVMFLIMTVIICLVGHYATRAAVIEDEFGKQ comes from the coding sequence ATGGAAGGTAGAAAGGGCTCGTTAAAAATACAAGATCAGTGGTTCGTCGTCATAGGGATTGTCTTGATTGCATCCACACTACGCGCACCGCTTACAGCCGTTGGTCCTGTCATTGACAACATTCAATCTGACTTACATATCAATCATTTTATAGCGGGATTCATTACAACCATTCCTCTTATTATTTTTGGTTTGGTCTCAATGTGGGTGACACGCATTTTAAAACGGTTTGAAATGACGCATATTTTATTTGTAGCTGTCATTGTGACCATTATTGGCTTAGTCATTCGTATTTCTGGAGACTTATTGATGTTTGTGATTGGGACGATTATTATAGGCGTCTCTATTGCATTTTGTAATGTCACTCTGCCTGCTTATGCAAAGCAATATTTTCCATTGCAAATAGGTCTGATTACAGGAATTTATAGTGCCACGATGAATTTCACCGCAGGGCTAGGTGGGGGATTAAGTTATCCACTCTCGAAAGTCAGTGGTTGGGACTATCGTTTATCTCTCTCGTTTTGGGTGGTCTTTGCAGTGGTCGCAATTTTATTTTGGCTTCCTCAACTCAAAGTTAAAGTCAAAGCTGCTTTACAAAGGGACGAACCTCATGCTTATCCAATCATAAAGTCAAAACTGGCTTGGGCTGTAGCGTTATTAATGGCATTTCAGTCGATGTCATTTTACTGTATTGTCGCATGGTATCCCTCTATTTTAATAAGTAAAGGGATTTCACCTGAAACAGCAGGATATATGTTGATGCTTAACCAGTTTGCGCAACTTCCGATGACATTTACATTCCCAATCATTGCGGCAAAAATGAAAAATCAGCGTCGACTTATCCAAATGATTACAATCCTATTTTTAATAGGATTCAGCTTATTATGGAGTCAGCATGTAATGTTACTCATTCTTGCGATGATATTTTCTGGTTTGGCAATTGGTGCGTGCTTTAGTTTGTGTATGACACTATTTTCAATACGGGCAAAAACGACGCAAGGCAGTATGCAACTCTCTGGATTTGGGCAGTCTGTCGGTTATTGGATTGCGGCGATAGGCCCCTTTTTAATGGGGGCGTTATATGACTATTCGAATAATTGGAATAGCGCCATAGTGATGTTTTTAATCATGACTGTGATCATCTGTTTAGTTGGACATTATGCCACGCGAGCGGCAGTGATAGAAGATGAATTCGGAAAACAATAA
- the galU gene encoding UTP--glucose-1-phosphate uridylyltransferase GalU: MSKIKKAIIPAAGLGTRFLPATKAMPKEMLPILDTPTIQYIVEEAARAGIEDIIIVTGKHKRAIEDHFDNQKELESTLKDKGKLDLLEKVQHSTDLANIFYVRQKEQKGLGHAIWTARQFFGDEPFAVLLGDDIVQSETPAIQQLIEQYEVTQKSVIGVQEVPYEETHRYGIVEPKTKQGRRYEVSQFVEKPAPGTAPSNLAIMGRYVLTPEIFKYLDTQDVGAGGEIQLTDAIERLNQDDSVYAYEFDGTRYDVGEKIGFVKTTLHFALNDPSMKEEMTRYIKDLLNEDTASQ, translated from the coding sequence ATGTCAAAAATAAAGAAAGCAATCATTCCAGCTGCAGGTCTAGGCACAAGATTTTTACCTGCCACAAAGGCAATGCCAAAGGAGATGCTCCCTATTCTCGACACCCCTACGATTCAATATATCGTTGAAGAAGCGGCACGAGCTGGCATCGAGGATATTATTATCGTTACTGGAAAGCATAAACGTGCCATTGAAGATCATTTTGACAATCAAAAAGAACTCGAATCCACCTTAAAAGATAAAGGCAAGTTAGATTTACTTGAAAAAGTCCAACACTCCACCGACTTAGCAAATATTTTTTACGTTCGTCAAAAAGAACAAAAAGGGTTGGGACATGCGATATGGACCGCACGACAATTTTTTGGCGATGAACCTTTCGCCGTTTTATTAGGTGATGATATTGTTCAGTCTGAAACACCTGCGATTCAGCAATTAATCGAGCAATATGAAGTAACACAAAAGTCTGTTATAGGCGTTCAAGAAGTACCATACGAAGAAACCCATCGTTATGGTATTGTAGAACCTAAAACAAAACAAGGCCGACGTTATGAAGTAAGCCAGTTCGTAGAAAAACCGGCTCCAGGAACTGCGCCTTCTAACTTAGCAATTATGGGAAGATACGTCCTGACCCCTGAGATTTTCAAATATTTGGACACGCAAGATGTCGGTGCAGGTGGCGAAATTCAATTAACCGATGCCATTGAACGTCTCAATCAAGATGATTCTGTGTATGCTTATGAATTTGACGGCACGCGTTACGATGTCGGTGAAAAGATTGGTTTTGTCAAAACAACCTTACATTTTGCGCTCAATGACCCCTCTATGAAAGAAGAAATGACACGATATATTAAAGACCTCTTAAATGAAGACACTGCCTCCCAATAA